In Nicotiana tabacum cultivar K326 chromosome 19, ASM71507v2, whole genome shotgun sequence, one DNA window encodes the following:
- the LOC107766364 gene encoding auxin-induced protein 6B-like, with product MSPEIGKSMKIRYIVKIRQMLRHWRKRAVSSSSKRIAPDVPAGHVAISVGSSCRRFVVRATYLNHPIFRKLLIQAEEEYGFSNHGTLAIPCDEFLFEEILRFVSRSGSGNPTRSLSLEDFQKSCHAKYRNSVENFGESRPLLRCTEKSVC from the coding sequence ATGTCGCCGGAGATCGGAAAATCGATGAAGATCCGTTACATCGTTAAGATTCGTCAGATGCTTCGGCATTGGAGAAAAAGAGCTGTGTCGTCTTCATCTAAACGAATAGCTCCTGATGTGCCTGCCGGACACGTGGCAATCTCCGTAGGCAGTAGTTGCCGGAGATTCGTCGTGCGGGCGACATACTTAAATCATCCAATTTTTAGGAAGCTATTGATTCAGGCCGAGGAAGAGTACGGTTTTTCCAACCATGGAACCTTGGCTATACCTTGCGACGAGTTCCTGTTCGAGGAGATCCTTCGGTTTGTCTCTAGATCCGGATCGGGTAACCCGACCCGTTCATTGAGCCTTGAGGATTTTCAGAAATCATGCCATGCAAAGTACCGGAATAGTGTGGAGAATTTTGGTGAATCTCGGCCACTACTGAGATGTACTGAAAAATCAGTTTGTTAA